In Streptomyces sp. NBC_01408, one DNA window encodes the following:
- a CDS encoding SHOCT domain-containing protein, with product MFIRPVGVAVTPADRPRGRPLLRGLLARAAGAPEAGTVHPDTPPGRPAPGPPGRTEPDEPWPDETPWPEDQPWPEEPADTDSPDPGPADTPRAGLAAELAQLADLARQGHLTPEEFTRAKARLLGG from the coding sequence ATGTTCATCCGGCCGGTGGGGGTGGCGGTGACCCCGGCGGACCGCCCCCGCGGCCGACCGCTCCTACGGGGCCTCCTGGCCCGTGCGGCGGGCGCACCGGAGGCGGGCACGGTCCACCCGGACACCCCGCCCGGCCGCCCCGCCCCGGGCCCGCCGGGCCGGACGGAACCCGACGAGCCCTGGCCCGACGAGACACCCTGGCCGGAGGACCAGCCCTGGCCGGAGGAGCCCGCGGACACGGACTCCCCGGACCCCGGCCCGGCGGACACCCCCCGGGCAGGCCTGGCGGCGGAACTGGCCCAACTGGCCGACCTGGCCCGCCAGGGCCACCTGACCCCGGAGGAATTCACAAGGGCCAAGGCACGCCTGCTGGGCGGGTAG
- a CDS encoding styrene monooxygenase/indole monooxygenase family protein, with the protein MRKILVVGAGQSGLQLALGLQSKGYEVTLMSNRTADEIRTGRVMSTQCMFDTALQHERDLRINFWEQQAPKIQGLGVSVAAPDGTRAIDWLGRLKGYAQSVDQRVKMAGWLDTFAQRGGQLVIHGASVADLDYFSRTYDLTLVAAGKGELVSMFGRDAVRSPYDAPQRVLAVSYVHGLDPRPEHPDTEAVRCNLVPGVGELFVMPTLTTSGRADILFWEGIPGGPLDAFQGVKDPAEHLALTLDLMEKFTPWEHARATKAELTDAGATLAGRYAPVVRNPIGRLPGGGLVLGVADVVVANDPITGQGSNSAAKCAASYLSSILMHGDKPFDESWMKATFDKYWFTTGKPVTQWTNAMLGVPPEHVLNLIGAAGQLQPVADRFANGFDNPADFDAYFYDPEDAADYLAEVAASASPSGSSSDSPDSPSGADSAE; encoded by the coding sequence ATGCGCAAGATACTCGTCGTGGGAGCGGGCCAGTCCGGTCTCCAGCTCGCCCTCGGACTCCAGTCGAAGGGGTACGAGGTCACCCTCATGTCCAACCGGACGGCGGACGAGATCCGCACCGGACGGGTCATGTCCACGCAGTGCATGTTCGACACCGCGCTCCAGCACGAGCGCGACCTCCGGATCAACTTCTGGGAGCAGCAGGCCCCGAAGATCCAGGGCCTCGGCGTCTCCGTCGCCGCCCCCGACGGCACCCGCGCCATCGACTGGCTCGGCCGCCTCAAGGGCTACGCGCAGTCCGTCGACCAGCGGGTGAAGATGGCCGGCTGGCTCGACACCTTCGCGCAGCGCGGCGGACAGCTCGTCATCCACGGCGCCTCCGTCGCCGACCTCGACTACTTCTCCCGCACGTACGACCTGACGCTGGTCGCCGCGGGCAAGGGCGAGCTGGTGTCGATGTTCGGCAGGGACGCGGTGCGCTCCCCCTACGACGCCCCGCAGCGCGTGCTCGCGGTCTCGTACGTGCACGGACTCGACCCGCGCCCGGAGCACCCGGACACCGAGGCCGTCCGCTGCAACCTGGTGCCGGGCGTCGGCGAACTCTTCGTCATGCCGACCCTCACCACCTCCGGCCGGGCGGACATCCTGTTCTGGGAGGGCATCCCGGGCGGCCCGCTGGACGCCTTCCAGGGCGTCAAGGACCCGGCGGAACACCTGGCGCTGACGCTGGACCTGATGGAGAAGTTCACGCCCTGGGAGCACGCCCGGGCGACGAAGGCGGAGCTGACGGACGCGGGCGCCACCCTGGCCGGCCGCTACGCGCCGGTGGTCCGCAACCCCATCGGCCGCCTCCCGGGCGGCGGGCTCGTGCTCGGTGTCGCGGACGTGGTCGTCGCCAACGACCCGATCACCGGCCAGGGCTCGAACTCCGCCGCCAAGTGCGCGGCCTCGTACCTCTCCTCGATCCTGATGCACGGGGACAAGCCGTTCGACGAGTCGTGGATGAAGGCGACCTTCGACAAGTACTGGTTCACCACGGGCAAGCCGGTCACCCAGTGGACGAACGCGATGCTGGGCGTCCCGCCGGAGCACGTGCTGAACCTGATCGGCGCCGCCGGGCAGCTCCAGCCGGTGGCGGATCGATTCGCCAACGGCTTCGACAACCCGGCCGACTTCGACGCGTACTTCTACGACCCCGAGGACGCGGCGGACTACCTGGCGGAGGTGGCCGCATCGGCGTCGCCGTCCGGCTCGTCGTCCGACTCGCCGGACTCGCCTTCCGGCGCCGACTCGGCCGAGTAG
- a CDS encoding DUF742 domain-containing protein, with product MRSPASDRLPIRGADRRPARVRPYSLTGGRTRFTQVLLVETFVAALETKASEPQKPDRMPEMPAIVEVCRRMRTIAEIAALLKLPLGVVRVLVSDLADQGRIRVYGTGHGTGRPERALLERVLSGLRRL from the coding sequence GTGAGGAGTCCGGCCTCCGACCGGCTGCCGATACGCGGCGCCGACCGCCGCCCCGCCCGTGTCCGTCCCTACTCCCTCACGGGCGGCCGCACCCGCTTCACGCAGGTCCTGCTGGTGGAGACCTTCGTCGCCGCCCTGGAGACCAAGGCGTCCGAGCCGCAGAAGCCCGACCGCATGCCCGAGATGCCCGCCATCGTCGAGGTCTGCCGCCGCATGCGCACGATCGCCGAGATAGCCGCGCTGCTGAAGCTGCCGCTCGGCGTGGTCCGCGTCCTGGTCAGCGACCTCGCCGACCAGGGAAGGATCCGCGTCTACGGGACCGGGCACGGCACCGGCCGCCCCGAACGCGCACTGCTCGAAAGGGTGCTCAGTGGCCTCCGCCGTCTCTGA
- a CDS encoding nitrate- and nitrite sensing domain-containing protein — translation MQKKRSRKNGTAIDGPAPAGRRVRVRRRLVVGVAVAGLTVLAAGAPAVVTASTELKDSQRLVTLAEQTRQTLTLAHLLGDERDAVIEYVAKGRPGAAKGAVQERATRTDRQLAEVRAEADEELARALGRVLAVRAEAVDGKGSALAAHQAYAGVIAELLAPGDRLTELTPPRAEAALATVRPLAPLGQAVEQASATRGLLLAALAVPRGEQLPNSAVTDELTTAAQRARVREQAALEDFARVARPDVRQTLAATVTGPEVKAADDHLKRLTERPTLSPADRRTDGATIAPALTARIDRMRSVESTLAGQRATALAGLRDDDVTRLETLVGLLGVLFLVAVGVSTAVARSLTRPLSVLRRGAERLATPEGSVEPVRFTGRNDEFAEVVRHLNAVRDQTVSLHTRIAGLDADRRRLIGRNEALTSSREVLEEELTKLRAGLEEHRRVMSTTSVSLSLRTLGLVERQLAVIEELESKEQDPDRLATLFKLDHLATVMRRHNENLLVLAGQEHGHGQVLPVPLVDVMRAAVSEIERYERVDLADLPSYIQVAGHAADDISHLLAELLENATTFSPPEVKVKVSGRLLDSGEVVLSVVDEGIGVTEDRLESLNSRLSTPEAYDEESEAEHGLGLGLYVAGRLAARHGVTAELRAPRHGGTEALVVVPAALLPAGAPVSPVHTLATPGGPALRLPGVIAEANENTLPARVRGAEAAERPAEPAQEQEPAQEQEPAQEQGPAQEQEPAQTASPEAGVAELLPEPAAAEELLARVVPDAAPETFAAPAQAEAEPEAEAESGAAPEAGVAELLPEPAAAEELLARVVAEADPVAFADPLDGPLPPAEQVFTVPAPATAPEPEPGPEPAPTPEPEADPHSHTADEGNWIPRQGGHPTDHADPAPGAPADPTVTGKGLPKRTPRTVATGRVDDVRPDAKPEPPRKVDADELRRRLGGFYQGAQDGRRVVAAELAQDRDQDDAQDQGQDQGQDQGQGQTDRGDTAQEART, via the coding sequence GTCGCCAAGGGCCGTCCCGGCGCCGCCAAGGGCGCCGTCCAGGAGCGCGCCACCCGCACCGACCGGCAGCTCGCCGAGGTCCGGGCCGAGGCCGACGAGGAACTCGCCCGCGCCCTCGGCCGGGTCCTGGCCGTGCGCGCCGAGGCCGTCGACGGCAAGGGCAGCGCCCTCGCCGCCCACCAGGCCTACGCCGGCGTCATCGCCGAACTCCTCGCCCCGGGCGACCGGCTCACCGAGCTGACGCCGCCGCGCGCCGAGGCCGCCCTGGCCACCGTCCGGCCGCTGGCCCCGCTGGGGCAGGCCGTGGAACAGGCCTCGGCCACCCGTGGACTGCTGCTCGCCGCGCTGGCCGTCCCCCGCGGCGAGCAGCTCCCCAACTCGGCCGTGACGGACGAACTCACCACCGCCGCACAGCGGGCCCGCGTACGGGAACAGGCCGCCCTGGAGGACTTCGCGCGGGTCGCCCGGCCCGACGTACGCCAGACCCTCGCCGCGACCGTCACCGGACCCGAGGTCAAGGCGGCCGACGACCACCTCAAGCGGCTCACCGAGCGGCCCACCCTGTCCCCGGCCGACCGCCGGACCGACGGGGCCACCATCGCCCCCGCGCTCACCGCCCGCATCGACCGGATGCGGTCCGTCGAATCCACCCTCGCCGGCCAGCGGGCCACCGCGCTCGCCGGGCTGCGCGACGACGACGTGACCCGGCTGGAGACCCTCGTCGGGCTGCTGGGCGTGCTGTTCCTGGTCGCAGTGGGCGTCTCCACCGCCGTGGCGCGCTCGCTGACCCGCCCGCTGTCGGTCCTGCGCCGGGGCGCGGAGCGGCTGGCAACGCCGGAGGGCTCGGTGGAGCCGGTGCGCTTCACCGGCCGCAACGACGAGTTCGCCGAGGTCGTCCGCCACCTGAACGCGGTCCGCGACCAGACCGTCTCCCTGCACACCCGGATCGCCGGGCTCGACGCCGACCGCCGCCGGCTCATCGGCCGCAACGAGGCGCTGACGTCCAGCCGGGAGGTGCTGGAGGAGGAGCTGACGAAGCTCCGCGCAGGCCTGGAGGAACACCGCCGGGTCATGTCCACGACCTCCGTCTCCCTGTCCCTGCGGACCCTGGGCCTGGTCGAGCGCCAGCTCGCGGTCATCGAGGAACTGGAGTCCAAGGAGCAGGACCCGGACCGGCTGGCGACCCTGTTCAAGCTGGACCACCTGGCGACCGTGATGCGCCGCCACAACGAGAACCTGCTGGTCCTCGCCGGGCAGGAACACGGCCACGGCCAGGTGCTCCCGGTACCGCTGGTCGACGTCATGCGCGCCGCCGTCAGCGAGATCGAGCGCTACGAGCGCGTCGACCTCGCGGACCTGCCCTCGTACATCCAGGTGGCGGGACACGCCGCCGACGACATCTCGCACCTGCTGGCCGAACTCCTGGAGAACGCGACGACCTTCTCGCCGCCGGAGGTCAAGGTCAAGGTGTCCGGCCGGCTGCTGGACTCCGGTGAAGTGGTGCTGTCCGTCGTGGACGAGGGCATCGGGGTCACCGAGGACCGGCTGGAATCGCTGAACTCCCGGCTGTCCACGCCCGAGGCCTACGACGAGGAATCCGAGGCGGAACACGGCCTGGGCCTCGGCCTGTACGTGGCCGGGCGGCTCGCGGCCCGGCACGGGGTCACCGCGGAGCTGCGCGCCCCGCGGCACGGCGGGACCGAGGCCCTGGTGGTCGTCCCGGCGGCGCTCCTCCCGGCCGGCGCGCCGGTGTCCCCGGTCCACACCCTGGCCACGCCGGGCGGGCCCGCGCTGCGCCTGCCGGGCGTGATCGCGGAGGCGAACGAGAACACCCTGCCGGCGCGCGTGCGCGGAGCCGAGGCGGCGGAGCGGCCGGCGGAGCCCGCGCAGGAGCAGGAGCCCGCGCAGGAGCAGGAGCCCGCGCAGGAGCAGGGGCCCGCGCAGGAGCAGGAGCCCGCGCAGACGGCCTCGCCCGAGGCCGGCGTCGCCGAGCTGCTGCCCGAGCCCGCCGCGGCCGAGGAGCTGCTGGCCCGGGTGGTTCCGGATGCCGCCCCGGAGACGTTCGCGGCTCCGGCGCAGGCCGAAGCCGAGCCCGAAGCCGAGGCCGAGTCCGGGGCCGCGCCCGAGGCCGGGGTCGCCGAGCTGCTGCCCGAGCCCGCCGCGGCCGAGGAGCTGCTGGCCCGGGTCGTCGCCGAGGCCGACCCGGTGGCCTTCGCCGACCCGCTGGACGGCCCGCTGCCGCCCGCCGAGCAGGTCTTCACCGTCCCGGCACCGGCCACCGCGCCGGAGCCCGAGCCCGGGCCGGAGCCCGCTCCCACCCCCGAGCCGGAGGCGGACCCGCACAGCCACACCGCCGACGAGGGCAACTGGATCCCCCGCCAGGGCGGCCACCCCACCGACCACGCCGACCCCGCCCCGGGCGCCCCCGCAGACCCGACCGTCACCGGCAAGGGCCTGCCGAAGCGGACCCCGCGCACGGTGGCCACCGGGCGCGTGGACGACGTACGGCCCGACGCGAAGCCCGAGCCGCCGCGCAAGGTCGACGCCGACGAACTGCGCCGCCGCCTCGGCGGGTTCTACCAGGGCGCCCAGGACGGGCGGCGCGTGGTCGCCGCCGAGCTCGCACAGGACCGCGACCAGGACGACGCGCAGGATCAGGGGCAGGATCAGGGGCAGGACCAGGGGCAGGGGCAGACCGACCGGGGGGACACCGCACAGGAGGCACGCACATGA
- a CDS encoding C40 family peptidase: MSRRPLRAACIATVLVPALVTAGPLPGAHAEPAGPGESVGALLTRLQGLYQKAEEATEAYNATEAALGARQGEERRLASELGKARTALGSEKAAAGRLAREQYQASRGLSPYARMLLAGDPRVALDQRRLVAREGARRAAVLERLVRGEREAGALAVRARKALDAEQNLAAERKRHKDEVASQLRAVERMLSSLTPAQLTQLGAREAENTADAQRKLVDSGRLGSPGAAAARTPTAAGGVALTYAAAQIGKPYVWGAEGPGSFDCSGLTSQAWAHAGRSIPRTSQEQWAQLPKVPLDQLRPGDLVVYFPKATHVGLYIGDGKVIQAPRPGARVKVSPVAANPLLGAVRPDPEGAPLDRFVPPPLPEGAAAGDDAGYSAESAPEGESGESDDEPDGDADAATSAR, encoded by the coding sequence ATGTCACGTCGGCCGCTTCGCGCCGCCTGCATCGCCACAGTGCTCGTACCCGCGCTCGTCACGGCCGGGCCGCTTCCCGGCGCCCACGCCGAGCCCGCCGGGCCCGGTGAGTCCGTCGGGGCGCTGCTCACCCGTCTGCAGGGCCTGTACCAGAAGGCCGAGGAGGCGACCGAGGCGTACAACGCCACCGAGGCCGCGCTGGGGGCCCGTCAGGGTGAGGAGCGGCGGCTGGCCTCCGAGCTCGGGAAGGCCCGTACCGCCCTCGGCTCCGAGAAGGCCGCCGCCGGGCGGCTGGCCCGGGAGCAGTACCAGGCCTCGCGGGGCCTGTCCCCGTACGCCCGGATGCTGCTGGCCGGGGATCCCCGGGTCGCGCTCGACCAGCGTCGGCTCGTCGCCCGTGAGGGTGCCCGGCGGGCTGCCGTACTGGAGCGGCTCGTGCGGGGTGAGCGGGAGGCGGGGGCGCTCGCCGTCCGGGCCCGCAAGGCCCTGGACGCGGAGCAGAACCTGGCCGCGGAGCGCAAGCGGCACAAGGACGAGGTGGCCTCGCAGCTCCGGGCGGTGGAGCGGATGCTGTCTTCGCTGACTCCCGCGCAGCTCACGCAGTTGGGTGCGCGGGAGGCCGAGAACACCGCCGACGCGCAGCGGAAGCTGGTGGATTCGGGCCGGCTGGGGAGCCCCGGCGCCGCGGCCGCCCGTACGCCGACGGCCGCCGGGGGCGTGGCGCTGACGTACGCGGCGGCCCAGATCGGCAAGCCGTACGTCTGGGGCGCCGAGGGACCGGGGTCCTTCGACTGCTCGGGGCTCACCTCGCAGGCCTGGGCACATGCGGGGCGGAGCATTCCGCGGACCAGCCAGGAGCAGTGGGCGCAGTTGCCGAAGGTGCCGCTCGATCAGCTGCGCCCGGGTGACCTGGTGGTCTACTTCCCCAAGGCCACGCATGTGGGCCTGTACATCGGCGACGGCAAGGTGATCCAGGCGCCGCGCCCCGGGGCGCGGGTCAAGGTGTCGCCCGTCGCCGCGAACCCGCTGCTCGGGGCGGTGCGGCCGGATCCGGAGGGGGCTCCGCTGGACCGCTTCGTGCCCCCGCCGCTGCCCGAGGGGGCGGCGGCGGGGGACGACGCGGGCTACTCGGCCGAGTCGGCGCCGGAAGGCGAGTCCGGCGAGTCGGACGACGAGCCGGACGGCGACGCCGATGCGGCCACCTCCGCCAGGTAG
- a CDS encoding DUF6325 family protein encodes MGPVEFIVLAFPEEQLRVPAVEAVMGLRKTGVVRLIDGLVATRTASGDVFAAEFDEFVELRGLLTGRDVARLIGPEDVQEAAGLLERGSCALLLVVEHVWAEDAAIAVRAAGGRIVGSVRIPPDRVSPGARAGVA; translated from the coding sequence ATGGGACCTGTGGAATTCATCGTCCTCGCCTTCCCGGAGGAGCAGCTGCGAGTGCCGGCGGTCGAGGCCGTGATGGGACTGCGCAAGACCGGCGTGGTCCGGCTGATCGACGGGCTCGTGGCGACGAGAACCGCCTCGGGCGACGTATTCGCGGCGGAGTTCGACGAGTTCGTAGAGCTACGGGGCCTGCTGACGGGCCGGGACGTAGCGCGGCTGATCGGGCCGGAGGACGTCCAGGAGGCGGCGGGGCTGCTGGAGCGCGGGAGCTGCGCGCTGCTGCTGGTGGTCGAGCACGTGTGGGCCGAGGACGCAGCCATCGCCGTACGGGCCGCAGGCGGCCGGATCGTCGGGTCGGTGCGCATCCCGCCGGACCGGGTCTCACCGGGTGCCCGGGCGGGGGTGGCCTGA
- a CDS encoding FtsW/RodA/SpoVE family cell cycle protein: protein MTALTAKVAEPAPPPPDARAPKRRGVELTLLAGAVLVSVLGYLYVGLATTGHIPRPAARYAGGLAVTALLAHLAVRLRAPYADPLVLPIAFLLNGLGLVLIQRLDVTTPAHLTAGDQLRWSALGVALFVLVVALLRDHRVLQRYAYLSVAAALVLMLVPVFFPAVNGAHIWIRFAGLSFQPGEFAKILLAVFFASYLAANRTALALTGRRLFWRLRLLPGRVLGPILAIWLLSVGLLVLERDLGTSLLFFGLFVIMLFTATGRIGWIAIGLVLAAVGAYAVGTFEPHVHSRVDDWLNPFASIDRGEGPGQLAQSLFAFGAGGLLGAGLGHGQSFLIGFAAKSDFILATAGEELGLVGLTAILLLYGLLVSRGFRTGLALRDPFGRLLATGLASIVALQVFVIAGGVSGLIPLTGMAMPFLAQGGSSVVTNWIIVALLVRLSDSARRPEPREGAE, encoded by the coding sequence ATGACCGCTCTGACGGCGAAGGTGGCGGAGCCCGCGCCCCCACCTCCCGACGCCCGCGCTCCCAAGCGCCGCGGCGTCGAGCTGACGCTCCTCGCCGGCGCCGTCCTGGTCTCGGTCCTCGGCTACCTCTACGTCGGCCTCGCCACCACCGGCCACATCCCGCGCCCCGCCGCCCGCTACGCCGGCGGCCTCGCCGTCACCGCGCTGCTCGCGCACCTCGCCGTCCGGCTCAGGGCCCCGTACGCCGACCCGCTCGTGCTGCCGATCGCCTTCCTGCTCAACGGGCTCGGCCTGGTCCTCATCCAGCGCCTCGACGTGACCACGCCCGCCCACCTCACCGCCGGGGACCAACTGCGCTGGTCCGCGCTCGGGGTGGCGCTGTTCGTGCTCGTCGTGGCGCTGCTGCGCGACCACCGGGTGCTGCAGCGTTACGCGTACCTGTCGGTCGCCGCCGCCCTCGTGCTGATGCTCGTCCCGGTCTTCTTCCCGGCGGTCAACGGTGCCCACATCTGGATCCGGTTCGCCGGACTGTCCTTCCAGCCGGGGGAGTTCGCCAAGATCCTGCTCGCCGTCTTCTTCGCCTCCTACCTCGCCGCGAACCGCACCGCCCTCGCGCTCACCGGCCGCCGGCTCTTCTGGAGGCTCCGTCTCCTTCCCGGCCGTGTCCTCGGGCCGATCCTCGCCATCTGGCTGCTGAGCGTCGGCCTGCTCGTCCTGGAGCGGGACCTCGGGACCTCGCTGCTGTTCTTCGGCCTCTTCGTGATCATGCTGTTCACCGCCACCGGGAGGATCGGCTGGATCGCGATCGGCCTGGTCCTGGCGGCGGTGGGCGCGTACGCCGTCGGGACCTTCGAGCCGCACGTGCACAGCCGCGTGGACGACTGGCTGAATCCTTTCGCCTCCATCGACCGCGGCGAAGGACCCGGCCAGCTCGCCCAGTCCCTCTTCGCCTTCGGCGCCGGCGGCCTGCTCGGCGCGGGGCTCGGCCACGGCCAGTCCTTCCTCATCGGCTTCGCCGCCAAGTCGGACTTCATCCTCGCCACCGCGGGCGAGGAGCTCGGGCTCGTCGGCCTCACCGCGATCCTGCTGCTCTACGGGCTCCTCGTCTCCCGCGGTTTCCGCACCGGGCTCGCGCTGCGCGATCCCTTCGGCCGGCTGCTCGCCACCGGCCTGGCCTCGATCGTCGCGCTCCAGGTGTTCGTCATCGCCGGAGGGGTCAGCGGGCTCATCCCGCTCACCGGCATGGCCATGCCCTTCCTCGCCCAGGGCGGCTCCTCCGTCGTCACCAACTGGATCATCGTCGCGCTGCTGGTCCGGCTGAGCGACAGCGCCCGCAGGCCCGAACCGCGGGAGGGCGCCGAGTGA
- a CDS encoding roadblock/LC7 domain-containing protein has translation MTAPSTYGLSTQARNLQWLLTDLVEEVPGVNSVAVVSSDGLLLLSSDPAGPAGPAGPAESPRRPTGPRGASADLATIVSGLGSLTTGAAALMDGGSVKQTMVAMEHGSVFVMAISDGSLLGVHATPDCDMSVVAYHMALFVGRAGHVLTPEVRSELRQSMENTP, from the coding sequence ATGACCGCGCCCAGTACGTACGGACTGAGCACCCAGGCCCGCAACCTGCAGTGGCTGCTGACCGACCTGGTCGAGGAGGTGCCCGGCGTCAACTCCGTCGCCGTCGTGTCCTCGGACGGGCTCCTGCTGCTGTCCTCCGATCCGGCCGGCCCAGCCGGACCGGCGGGCCCCGCCGAGAGCCCACGGCGCCCCACCGGCCCGCGCGGCGCCTCCGCCGACCTCGCCACCATCGTCTCCGGCCTCGGCAGCCTCACCACCGGCGCCGCAGCCCTCATGGACGGCGGATCCGTCAAGCAGACCATGGTGGCGATGGAGCACGGCTCCGTCTTCGTCATGGCCATCAGCGACGGCTCGCTGCTCGGGGTGCACGCCACCCCCGACTGCGACATGAGCGTCGTCGCCTACCACATGGCCCTGTTCGTCGGCCGCGCCGGCCACGTCCTGACCCCCGAAGTCCGCAGCGAGCTGCGCCAGTCGATGGAGAACACCCCGTGA
- a CDS encoding ATP/GTP-binding protein, with protein MAPTADDEPVQPWQYDRSRAPVAVKVLVAGGFGVGKTTFVSSVSEITPLRTEAVMTQAAAPTDDLSGTPDKNTTTVAMDFGRVTLADDLVLYVYGTPGQERFWFMWDDLVRGAVGGIVLADTRRLRDCFPALDYFESCGLPYAVAVNHFEGSRSYEPEDVREALTIPPDVPVVIMDARRRPTVVESLLTLVGHALDSTPE; from the coding sequence GTGGCGCCGACGGCCGACGACGAGCCTGTCCAGCCCTGGCAGTACGACCGCTCCCGCGCACCCGTCGCCGTCAAGGTCCTGGTCGCGGGTGGTTTCGGCGTGGGCAAGACCACCTTCGTCTCCTCCGTCTCCGAGATCACCCCGCTGCGCACCGAGGCGGTGATGACCCAGGCCGCCGCCCCGACCGACGACCTCTCCGGCACCCCGGACAAGAACACCACCACCGTCGCCATGGACTTCGGCCGCGTCACCCTCGCCGACGACCTCGTCCTCTACGTGTACGGGACCCCGGGCCAGGAGCGGTTCTGGTTCATGTGGGACGACCTGGTGCGGGGGGCCGTAGGCGGCATCGTCCTGGCCGACACCCGCCGGCTGCGCGACTGCTTCCCCGCGCTCGACTACTTCGAGAGCTGCGGGCTCCCGTACGCCGTCGCCGTCAACCACTTCGAGGGCTCGCGGTCGTACGAGCCCGAGGACGTGCGCGAGGCGCTCACGATCCCGCCGGACGTACCCGTGGTGATCATGGACGCGCGGCGTCGGCCGACGGTCGTGGAATCCCTGCTGACGCTGGTGGGGCACGCCCTCGACTCCACTCCCGAATAG